A genomic window from Silene latifolia isolate original U9 population chromosome Y, ASM4854445v1, whole genome shotgun sequence includes:
- the LOC141630923 gene encoding uncharacterized protein LOC141630923, translating into QGGCIADIGSCGTGFDSASGSVRTKKFQTKGSELADKKGKKNKEMPRALSIRYSSIDEALSLSSRARCNKG; encoded by the coding sequence CAAGGGGGGTGTATTGCTGATATAGGATCTTGTGGAACAGGATTTGATTCTGCAAGCGGTTCGGTACGAACAAAGAAATTTCAAACAAAAGGATCGGAACTCGCTgataagaaaggaaagaaaaacaaagaaatgcCAAGAGCTCTGTCAATCCGCTATTCATCGATAGACGAAGCTCTCTCTTTATCATCTCGTGCTAGATGCAACAAAGGATGA